From the Musa acuminata AAA Group cultivar baxijiao chromosome BXJ3-7, Cavendish_Baxijiao_AAA, whole genome shotgun sequence genome, one window contains:
- the LOC135642113 gene encoding uncharacterized protein LOC135642113 yields the protein MVGAVAASPLRGRILTALLPCLRLGLRPLSSFSWADPDPASTGSASTPPSSSSSSSSSRRQQGKLPHRLSSVVDAINERKLQPELRGRGNAIRSETDIVNVVEQRIWHSMEEGHFENLPGKGRPLNLNPNPHVDPAEDTLYRILSRNGCAPEWVELNKEIRRKITEWRLALKKAWANKSDHEDSKWQDDSEILKAQMHDINDKVLRYNLIVPFGRQMFGLKWEKEIAKLE from the exons ATGGTCGGAGCTGTAGCGGCGTCGCCGCTTCGCGGGCGGATCCTTACCGCGCTCCTCCCGTGTCTGCGGCTAGGGCTTCGCCCGCTCTCGTCGTTCTCTTGGGCCGATCCCGACCCCGCCTCCACTGGGTCCGCATCCAcgcctccctcttcctcctcctcctcttcatcgTCACGGCGTCAGCAGGGGAAGCTCCCTCACCGTCTGTCGTCGGTCGTTGACGCCATAAATGAACGGAAACTCCAGCCTGAGCTACGCGGCCGAGGCAACGCCATCAG GTCAGAGACTGATATAGTCAATGTTGTGGAACAAAGGATATGGCATTCCATGGAAGAAGGGCATTTTGAGAACCTACCTGGAAAGGGCCGACCTCTTAACCTCAACCCAAACCCGCATGTGGATCCTGCAGAAGACACCTTATACAGAATCCTATCAAGAAATGGTTGTGCACCTGAGTGGGTGGAACTGAACAAGGAAATTCGCAGAAAAATTACAGAGTGGAGGCTGGCCTTGAAGAAAGCTTGGGCTAACAAATCAGATCATGAAGACTCGAAGTGGCAGGATGATTCAGAGATTCTCAAGGCTCAGATGCATGATATCAATGACAAG GTTCTTCGGTACAATCTCATTGTGCCCTTTGGCCGTCAAATGTTTGGGCTCAAGTGGGAGAAAGAAATAGCTAAGTTGGAATAA